A window of Microbispora hainanensis genomic DNA:
CGGCACCGCCAACGGCACAAAGATCATCATCTGGTCCTGCAACGGCCAGTCCAACCAGCGCTGGACCCGCGTCTGACCACATGTTCCGGGGGCGCCCTCGCCGCGAGGGCGCCCCATCGGGCGCGCTCCTCCGGACCTTTACTCCTTTACACTGTTAGACATCCGATGTATGCGGCCTCGTTCGCGAGGAAACAGTGGAGGAGGCTTCCGTGGCGGTCACGGACGCGGCGATCGACAAGATCAAGCAGATGATCACGTCGGGCGAGCTCGCTCCGGGCGATCGGCTGCCGAAGGAGGCCGATCTGGCCGAACGGCTCGGCCTGTCCCGCAACTCCCTGCGGGAGGCCGTCCGCGCCCTCGCCCTGATCAACGTGCTCGACGTACGGCAGGGCGACGGCACGTACGTCACCAGCCTGCAGCCCCACCTGCTCCTGGAGGCGATGTCGTTCGTCGTGGACTTCCACCGCGACGACACCGTGCTGCAGTTCCTGGAGGTGCGGCGGGTGCTGGAGCCCGCCGCCACCGCGATGGCCGCGATGAACATGTCCGACGAGGACATCAAGGAGCTGCGCGCCATCCTCGACGCGCTGCCCGCCGAGCCCAGCGTGGAGGAGCTGGTCGCCAACGACCTGCGGTTCCACCAGCACATCGCGGCGGGGTCGGGCAACCCGGTGCTGTGCTCGCTGATCGACAGCCTCTCCGGGCCGACGACGCGGGCCCGGGTGTGGCGCGGCCTCACCCAGGAGGGCGCGCTCGACGACACCCGCGAGCAGCACGTGATGATCTGTGAGGCGATCGCGGCCCGCAGGCCGGAGGTCGCCAGGGCGTGGGCCACGGTCCACGTCGCGGGCGTCGAGGAGTGGCTCCGCCGCACGCTCTGAAAGCGCGCGGCCTCACGCGCGGCCTCACGCGCGGCCTCTCCGGGCCGAGGTGATACACCCGATGTGTCGTCCTCGGACGATGGCCCTGCCGTACGGGTGAAGTCGATAGCATCATCACGGATACATCCGATCTATTATCCGGCCGATGTCCTGGATTGTCGGAAAGTGCAGGCTAGTTCGCTGCCAAGATCCCAAATAGCCAGCAGATACATCGGATCGGTGGCGTGTTACGCAAGAGTTTCAGTGCTATGTCCTTGTTCCGAGGTCGCCGTGTGATCGGAGGAATGTGTGACTCACCCCCCGTTACGACTCCCCACCGACCTCGCGGCCGTCCTCGCCCCGCCCGCGCAGGCGACCGCGGAACCCGCCCCGCAGGGCGCTCCCGACAACCTGACCCTCTGGTACGACCGGCCCGCCACCGACTGGGAGACCCAGGCGTTGCCGATCGGCAACGGCCCGCTGGGCGCGAAGATCTTCGGCGGCGTGGCCACCGAGCAGCTCCAGTTCAACGAGAAGACGCTGTGGACGGGCGGCCCCGGCTCCCCGGGCTACGACTTCGGCAACTGGAAGACCCCGCGGCCGGACGCCATCGTCGAGGTCCAGCGCCAGATCGACCGCGACGGCAGGATGACGCCGGAGGCCGTGGCCGCCAAGCTCGGCCAGCCCAAGACGGGCTTCGGCGCCTACCAGACCTTCGGCGACCTCTATCTCGACTTCGCCGGCACGCCGCAGAACCCCGCCTCCTACCGGCGTGAGCTCAGCCTGCGTGACGCGGTGGCCCGGGTGACCTACGCCGCCGACGGCGTCACGTACTCGCGTGAATACTTCGCCGGCCATCCCGGCAACGTGATCGTCGGCCGGCTCTCCGCCGACCGGGGCGGCAAGGTCTCCTTCACCCTGCGCCACACCTCGCCGCACGCCGACAAGACCGTCACCGCCGCGAACGGCAGGCTCATCATCCGCGGCGCGCTGCCGGACAACAAGATGAGGTTCGAGGCGCAGGTGCAGGTGCTCAACCAGGGCGGCACCCGCACCGACGACGGAGACAGGGTCACCGTCACGGGCGCCGACAGCGCGATGTTCGTGCTGTCGGCCGGCACCGACTACGCCGGCGACTATCCCGCCTATCGCGGCCCGGACCCGCACGCGAAGGTGACCGCGGCCGTGGACGCCGCGGCCGGCAAGAGCTACGACCAGCTCAAGCAGGCGCACCTGGCCGACTACCGCAACCTGTTCGACCGGGTGAAACTGGACATCGGCCAGAGCACCCCGGCCGTCCCGACCGACCGGTTGCGCCGCGCGTACACGGGCGGCGACTCGGCCGACGACCGGGCGCTCGAGGCGCTGATGTTCGCCTACGGCCGCTACCTGCTGATCTCCTCCTCGCGGGAGAACGACCTGCTGCCCGCCAACCTGCAGGGCGTGTGGAACAACTCGACCAGCCCGCCATGGTCGGCCGACTACCACGTCAACATCAACCTGCAGATGAACTACTGGCTCGCCGAGCAGACGAACCTCGACGAGACCACCGGTCCGTACGCCAGGTACATCGCGGCGATGGTCGCGCCCGGCACGAAGACCGCCCAGGAGATCTACGGCGCCCGGGGCTGGGTGGTCGGCAACGAGACCAACCCGTTCGGCTTCACCGGCCTGCACGACTGGGCCACGTCGTTCTGGTTCCCCGAGGCCGCGGCCTGGACCACCCAGCAGCTCTACGACCGGTATCGGT
This region includes:
- a CDS encoding FadR/GntR family transcriptional regulator, with translation MAVTDAAIDKIKQMITSGELAPGDRLPKEADLAERLGLSRNSLREAVRALALINVLDVRQGDGTYVTSLQPHLLLEAMSFVVDFHRDDTVLQFLEVRRVLEPAATAMAAMNMSDEDIKELRAILDALPAEPSVEELVANDLRFHQHIAAGSGNPVLCSLIDSLSGPTTRARVWRGLTQEGALDDTREQHVMICEAIAARRPEVARAWATVHVAGVEEWLRRTL
- a CDS encoding glycoside hydrolase family 95 protein, producing MTHPPLRLPTDLAAVLAPPAQATAEPAPQGAPDNLTLWYDRPATDWETQALPIGNGPLGAKIFGGVATEQLQFNEKTLWTGGPGSPGYDFGNWKTPRPDAIVEVQRQIDRDGRMTPEAVAAKLGQPKTGFGAYQTFGDLYLDFAGTPQNPASYRRELSLRDAVARVTYAADGVTYSREYFAGHPGNVIVGRLSADRGGKVSFTLRHTSPHADKTVTAANGRLIIRGALPDNKMRFEAQVQVLNQGGTRTDDGDRVTVTGADSAMFVLSAGTDYAGDYPAYRGPDPHAKVTAAVDAAAGKSYDQLKQAHLADYRNLFDRVKLDIGQSTPAVPTDRLRRAYTGGDSADDRALEALMFAYGRYLLISSSRENDLLPANLQGVWNNSTSPPWSADYHVNINLQMNYWLAEQTNLDETTGPYARYIAAMVAPGTKTAQEIYGARGWVVGNETNPFGFTGLHDWATSFWFPEAAAWTTQQLYDRYRFTSDVTYLRDTAYPVIKGAAEFWLDFLHTDPRDGTLVVSPGYSPEHGDFSAGASMSQQIVRGVLTNALAAAKKLGVDEGFQAEVTATLARLDPGIRVGSWGQLQEWKSDWDSKTDDHRHVSHLYALHPGNQITAGTPEAEAAKVSLTARGDGGTGWSKAWKINFWARLLDGDHALKMLSEQIKTSTLDNLWDTHPPFQIDGNFGATSGVAEMLVQSQHDYVHVLPALPSAWKSGSFSGLRARGDVTVDATWKDGAADTIIVHPGKTGPIMVKSGFIADRYRVYDEQGHEVGPHRDGDTLTWNARAGKAYTIRNEAAATLTAPTSVGLGEPLQRVQAAEAHAEVTGPRCRRPAAAPAPPSARAGG